One Streptomyces sp. R28 DNA window includes the following coding sequences:
- a CDS encoding glycogen debranching N-terminal domain-containing protein: MICVALPGLAVSTNQGQLTGRGLEGFYRAGRRVLSRCQVRVAGREPLPVQARMTAADCARFVGTLRTSPQAGPDPDVVVVRTRHADGTERITLHSAAVRPLLVPVEVALGTDLADLGAIACGNSGQEVPATVHDSGLRWSSAHGNSTVTADPSPADALASAGLLRWEFALPPGGSVSIELRVRLDGAGPVRAVGRAATSPLAPARAAGDDPRVEALLRTSVEDLQALLLRDHAHPADTHLAAGVPWRCGLAPAEALAAARMTLPLGTRLAVGTLRTLARTQLRGQGPQSGMIPGPIRDAGPHLPPGCTGTEATLLFPALLAEARLWGLPGPETEELLPAAERCLTWLRATAGDGTYLRDPHPGGPVRCETQAHAHRAALLGADLLDACGRPGGGELRQWAGALRTTFRADFWIDDVGGGRPAAARAPDGRHVPHLGAAAVHLLDTGLLGGGEQAPGLLDKVQTAQLARLLGGPAMDSGWGLRGLSAKEAGHNPFGHRSGAVRVHETALAVAGLATADYEKEASALLRGLLGAAEAFGHRLPEMYAGERRTDGSAPLPHPAACRPAATAAAAGVLMLTTLAGIRPDAPAGTVTLRPVRSAPLGEIVLTGLRVAGAPFSVRVSRLGLAMVEEAADGLQLRA, translated from the coding sequence ATGATCTGCGTGGCCCTCCCGGGTCTCGCCGTCTCCACGAACCAGGGGCAGTTGACGGGCCGGGGCCTCGAGGGGTTCTACCGCGCGGGCCGGCGCGTGCTCTCGCGCTGCCAGGTCCGTGTGGCCGGACGCGAACCGCTGCCGGTCCAAGCTCGGATGACGGCGGCCGACTGTGCTCGTTTCGTGGGCACGCTGCGCACCTCCCCGCAGGCGGGCCCGGACCCGGACGTCGTCGTCGTGCGAACCCGTCACGCCGACGGGACCGAGCGGATCACGCTGCACAGTGCGGCCGTGCGCCCGCTGCTTGTGCCGGTCGAGGTCGCGCTGGGTACGGACTTGGCCGACCTCGGTGCGATCGCGTGCGGCAACTCGGGGCAGGAAGTGCCCGCCACGGTCCACGATTCGGGCCTGCGCTGGTCGTCCGCCCATGGGAACTCGACAGTGACGGCCGACCCGTCGCCTGCCGACGCGCTGGCCTCCGCGGGGCTGCTGCGCTGGGAGTTCGCACTGCCCCCGGGCGGCAGCGTGAGCATCGAGCTGCGGGTGCGTCTGGACGGGGCGGGACCCGTGCGGGCCGTTGGCCGAGCGGCTACGAGCCCGCTGGCTCCCGCGCGGGCGGCCGGTGACGATCCCAGAGTGGAGGCCCTGCTGCGGACGAGCGTCGAGGACCTCCAGGCCCTCCTGCTGCGGGACCACGCGCACCCCGCCGACACACACCTGGCCGCCGGGGTTCCCTGGCGCTGCGGCCTGGCCCCGGCCGAGGCCCTCGCCGCGGCCCGGATGACCCTGCCCCTGGGTACCCGGCTCGCCGTGGGTACGCTGCGCACCCTCGCCCGCACCCAACTTCGGGGCCAGGGACCGCAGTCCGGCATGATCCCCGGGCCGATACGGGACGCGGGCCCGCATCTGCCGCCGGGTTGCACAGGCACGGAGGCCACGCTGCTCTTTCCCGCGCTGCTCGCGGAGGCCCGACTCTGGGGGCTGCCCGGACCCGAGACCGAGGAACTCCTCCCGGCGGCCGAGCGGTGTCTGACCTGGCTGCGGGCCACTGCGGGCGACGGCACGTATCTGCGCGACCCGCACCCCGGTGGGCCGGTCCGCTGCGAGACCCAGGCCCATGCCCATCGTGCGGCACTGCTCGGCGCCGATCTCCTCGATGCCTGCGGCAGACCGGGCGGCGGCGAACTGCGGCAGTGGGCCGGGGCGCTGCGGACGACGTTCCGGGCGGACTTCTGGATCGACGACGTGGGCGGCGGCCGACCCGCGGCTGCCCGAGCCCCGGACGGACGACACGTGCCGCATCTGGGCGCCGCCGCCGTCCATCTCCTCGACACCGGCCTGCTGGGTGGGGGAGAGCAGGCCCCAGGTCTGCTCGACAAGGTGCAGACCGCACAACTCGCCCGGCTGCTCGGCGGGCCGGCCATGGACTCGGGGTGGGGACTTCGCGGGCTGAGCGCGAAGGAAGCGGGGCACAACCCCTTCGGCCACCGCAGTGGTGCCGTGCGGGTCCACGAGACGGCGCTGGCTGTCGCGGGCCTGGCCACGGCCGACTACGAGAAGGAGGCAAGTGCGCTGCTGCGGGGCCTACTGGGGGCGGCAGAGGCGTTCGGCCACCGGTTGCCCGAGATGTACGCGGGGGAGCGGCGCACCGACGGAAGCGCCCCTCTCCCGCATCCGGCGGCCTGTCGCCCCGCGGCCACGGCAGCGGCAGCCGGGGTGCTGATGTTGACCACGCTCGCGGGTATCCGCCCGGACGCCCCCGCGGGGACGGTCACACTGCGGCCCGTGCGTAGTGCACCGCTCGGCGAGATCGTCCTGACGGGCCTCAGAGTCGCCGGCGCCCCCTTCTCCGTACGCGTCAGCCGACTGGGTCTCGCCATGGTCGAGGAGGCGGCCGACGGCCTGCAATTGCGGGCGTGA
- a CDS encoding ATP-binding cassette domain-containing protein: protein MIQAIGLTSNPRKELPPAVDDVSFEACAGRVTALLGAPGAGKTTALRLMLELQQGRGITYFRGRPLHRIAHPSREIGVLLGDVPGHPARTVRGHLRMLCAAAGVPARRADEVLEVVGLVSLRDERLDSLSRGMDRRLGLACVLLADPHTLVLDDPADGLSTRECRWLHGMLRAHAAQGGTVLLTTADPKEAARTADRVVTLEQGRLVADLEAADFSRTRLRPRVAVRTPHASRLAALLTKEARTAQRSIEVVRENGNRLSVYGSTCADVGETAYRHGILVHQLADEIGDMGPGAEEGLTAELRSDHVRQTPDGELGAAPGGPEKAGATPSEADGGAAPACARAAAPEEPLTPDGGPGTAAEDEASAEAPQALMGEPRLADVRADDRPASQASGSRAATSAVDALPDLPPPISVRPAPSPLRPLRYELRRAAGVGTGFLTGAAVLVVSALAAVLLARVGHTPQPRLLVAWPQELPLPPAALGAGLLGAIAFGDEFRHPALAADRGTVPRRLGLLVAKLLVASATALVLAFLTVGCNAEVLYLVYGRELAEVPADWLSLSASWAGLVVGCAWAGVLAAGLFRSTTAGLAAVVAVPILVVPLVHKALEGPSVRTAAGFPLRLREVLLSQWPFGGERYVAAVARVIAQPVGGALTLSLTALLCAYLLTTLRGRVR, encoded by the coding sequence GTGATCCAGGCCATCGGACTGACCAGCAACCCTCGCAAGGAGCTTCCTCCCGCCGTCGACGACGTTTCCTTCGAGGCGTGCGCAGGACGCGTCACCGCGCTGCTCGGGGCGCCGGGAGCAGGCAAGACGACGGCGCTCAGACTCATGCTCGAACTCCAACAGGGCCGTGGGATCACCTACTTCAGAGGCCGTCCCCTGCACCGCATCGCCCATCCGTCGCGCGAGATCGGTGTGCTCCTCGGCGATGTTCCCGGGCACCCCGCCCGCACCGTCCGCGGTCATCTGCGCATGCTGTGCGCTGCCGCAGGCGTTCCGGCACGGCGCGCGGACGAGGTGCTGGAGGTGGTCGGCCTCGTCAGCCTGCGCGATGAGCGCCTGGACAGCCTCTCGCGCGGCATGGACCGCCGCCTCGGTCTGGCCTGCGTGCTGCTGGCCGACCCGCACACACTCGTGCTCGACGATCCCGCGGACGGGCTCTCGACCCGCGAGTGCCGTTGGCTCCACGGCATGCTGCGCGCGCACGCGGCCCAGGGCGGCACGGTCCTGCTGACCACGGCTGATCCCAAGGAGGCCGCGCGCACCGCCGACCGGGTCGTCACCCTGGAGCAGGGCAGACTCGTCGCCGACCTGGAGGCCGCCGACTTCTCTCGCACCCGGCTGCGCCCCCGGGTCGCCGTGCGCACTCCGCACGCCTCCCGCCTCGCCGCCCTGCTCACCAAGGAGGCGCGCACGGCACAGCGCTCCATCGAGGTCGTGCGCGAGAACGGCAACCGCCTCTCGGTGTACGGCAGTACATGTGCCGACGTCGGCGAGACCGCGTACCGCCACGGCATCCTCGTGCACCAACTCGCCGACGAGATCGGCGACATGGGACCCGGCGCCGAGGAAGGCCTCACGGCGGAGCTGCGATCCGATCACGTGCGGCAGACGCCGGACGGTGAGTTGGGCGCAGCCCCTGGTGGTCCTGAGAAGGCAGGCGCGACGCCGTCGGAGGCGGACGGCGGGGCGGCCCCGGCCTGCGCTCGCGCAGCGGCCCCCGAGGAGCCGCTGACGCCGGACGGAGGGCCGGGCACGGCCGCAGAGGACGAGGCATCAGCAGAGGCTCCACAGGCGCTCATGGGCGAGCCGCGGCTCGCCGACGTACGCGCAGACGATCGGCCTGCGTCCCAGGCCTCCGGTTCGCGGGCGGCGACCTCCGCTGTCGACGCCCTCCCCGATCTCCCGCCCCCCATCTCCGTCCGCCCCGCCCCCAGCCCCCTGCGTCCCCTCCGCTACGAACTCCGTCGCGCCGCCGGCGTCGGCACGGGGTTCCTCACCGGCGCCGCCGTGCTGGTGGTGTCCGCCCTCGCCGCCGTACTGCTGGCTCGTGTCGGACACACTCCGCAGCCGCGCCTGCTGGTCGCGTGGCCGCAGGAGCTCCCGCTGCCGCCCGCAGCGCTCGGTGCCGGGCTGCTCGGCGCGATCGCGTTCGGCGACGAGTTCCGCCACCCCGCCCTGGCCGCGGATCGCGGCACCGTCCCCCGCCGGCTGGGGCTGCTGGTCGCGAAACTCCTCGTCGCCTCCGCCACCGCGCTGGTGCTGGCCTTCCTCACCGTGGGCTGCAATGCCGAAGTGCTCTATCTCGTCTACGGACGGGAGCTCGCGGAAGTTCCCGCCGACTGGCTTTCGCTGAGCGCGAGTTGGGCCGGGCTGGTGGTCGGGTGCGCCTGGGCCGGCGTGCTGGCCGCGGGCCTCTTCCGGTCGACCACGGCAGGGCTCGCGGCGGTGGTGGCCGTACCCATCCTCGTCGTACCCCTCGTACACAAGGCGCTGGAGGGGCCGTCTGTGCGGACGGCGGCCGGTTTTCCCCTGCGGCTGCGTGAGGTGCTCCTGTCGCAGTGGCCGTTCGGGGGGGAGCGCTATGTGGCCGCCGTCGCGCGTGTGATCGCCCAACCCGTCGGCGGCGCACTGACGTTGTCGCTGACCGCGCTGCTCTGCGCCTATCTGCTCACGACCCTGCGGGGCAGGGTCCGATGA
- a CDS encoding serine protease, giving the protein MRRPFTRALTRPLALAAVAAAIPLVSAAPVAADSVVVGGFPVDVSQSPWTVALSSRDRFGGTRAGQFCVGVAVSRSTVLTAAHCMREEVLGSSPDGVRDLSVIAGRTDLLSNRGQEIRVRDTWVNPAYDSVTNAGDYAVVTLAQPLSPSSVIRMARTGDPAYVPGTSALVYGWGDVTGAGDYARSLRAARVHVMSDAQCRAAYPGGGNGRYLADSMVCAGEQVGGRDACQGDSGGPLVAQGKLIGLVSWGSGCGRAGTPGVYTRVSDAVRSLGWRAAGVRDHRRGG; this is encoded by the coding sequence ATGCGCCGTCCCTTTACCCGGGCGCTGACCCGGCCGCTTGCTCTGGCGGCTGTGGCAGCTGCCATACCGCTGGTGTCCGCTGCCCCTGTGGCTGCCGACAGTGTCGTCGTCGGCGGGTTTCCGGTCGATGTGTCCCAGAGTCCGTGGACCGTGGCGCTGTCCAGTCGTGACCGGTTCGGTGGTACGCGGGCGGGTCAGTTCTGCGTCGGTGTGGCGGTCAGTCGCTCCACCGTGCTCACCGCGGCCCACTGTATGCGTGAGGAGGTCCTGGGCTCGTCGCCGGACGGGGTGCGTGACCTCAGCGTCATCGCCGGCCGTACGGATCTGCTGTCGAACCGGGGGCAGGAGATCCGCGTCCGCGACACCTGGGTGAACCCGGCTTACGACAGTGTGACCAACGCGGGGGACTACGCCGTGGTCACCCTCGCCCAGCCGCTTTCGCCGAGCTCGGTCATCAGGATGGCGCGCACCGGTGATCCCGCCTATGTGCCGGGCACGTCGGCCCTGGTCTACGGGTGGGGGGACGTCACGGGCGCGGGTGACTACGCGCGCAGTCTGCGGGCGGCGCGCGTGCATGTGATGTCCGATGCCCAGTGCAGGGCGGCGTATCCGGGCGGGGGCAACGGAAGGTACCTGGCCGACAGCATGGTCTGCGCCGGGGAACAGGTAGGAGGCCGGGACGCCTGTCAGGGGGACAGCGGAGGGCCGCTGGTCGCTCAGGGGAAGCTGATCGGGCTCGTTTCCTGGGGGAGCGGCTGCGGTCGTGCGGGCACGCCTGGCGTCTACACGCGGGTGTCCGACGCCGTGCGGTCCCTGGGGTGGCGCGCGGCCGGGGTCCGCGACCACCGTAGGGGCGGCTGA
- a CDS encoding FadR/GntR family transcriptional regulator: MSTLAHTMMTAARATDSGLVGPGELDRYPYAEAPVTDRLGAPAWDGTDPELGRVGRRAAGNRGRGLHGQLVQQLGQMIVSGDLGADRPLVPEEIGQRFEVSRTVVRESLRVLEAKGLVSARPNVGTRVRPVSDWNLLDPDIIEWRAFGPQRDDQRRELSELRWTIEPLAARLAAGHGRDDVQQRLGDMVEIMSHAMGQGDVLTFSRADAEFHMLLIQLAGNRMLEHLSGIVSAALQVSGGPVTGCDRPNETSLTQHSRIVDALATGDGAAAETAMRHLLTVHPEVERVVPAPREH; encoded by the coding sequence GTGAGTACCCTTGCGCACACCATGATGACCGCCGCCCGCGCCACCGACTCCGGTCTCGTCGGCCCGGGCGAACTCGACCGCTACCCCTACGCCGAGGCCCCCGTCACCGACCGCCTCGGAGCCCCTGCCTGGGACGGCACGGACCCGGAGCTGGGCCGGGTCGGCCGGCGCGCCGCGGGCAACCGCGGACGCGGGCTGCACGGCCAACTCGTCCAACAGCTCGGCCAGATGATCGTCTCCGGCGACCTCGGCGCCGACCGCCCGCTCGTGCCCGAGGAGATCGGCCAGCGCTTCGAGGTCTCCCGCACCGTCGTCCGCGAGTCGCTCCGCGTCCTGGAGGCCAAGGGCCTGGTCAGTGCCCGCCCGAACGTCGGCACGCGCGTGCGCCCTGTCAGTGACTGGAACCTCCTCGACCCGGACATCATCGAGTGGCGGGCCTTCGGCCCGCAGCGTGACGACCAGCGCCGGGAGCTGAGCGAGCTGCGCTGGACGATCGAGCCGCTCGCCGCCCGCCTCGCCGCCGGGCATGGGCGCGACGACGTCCAGCAGCGGCTCGGCGACATGGTCGAGATCATGAGCCACGCGATGGGACAGGGCGACGTCCTCACCTTCTCCCGCGCCGACGCCGAGTTCCACATGTTGCTCATCCAGCTCGCGGGCAACCGCATGCTGGAGCACCTGTCGGGGATCGTCTCGGCCGCCCTCCAGGTCTCCGGTGGCCCCGTCACGGGCTGTGACCGGCCGAACGAGACGTCGCTGACACAGCACAGCAGGATCGTCGACGCCCTCGCCACCGGCGACGGCGCGGCCGCCGAAACGGCCATGCGTCACCTCCTCACCGTCCACCCCGAGGTGGAGCGCGTGGTGCCCGCACCCCGCGAGCACTGA
- a CDS encoding DUF485 domain-containing protein, with translation MCSSDGRPRDARSERYDDPWYDALASGWGESDVTDAPDAAPPAAADVYLEVQRSAAFQEVRSRYRRFVVPAVAVFLSWYVAYVVAATTAPGLMARPVAGAVNVAMLAGLGQFLTTFLLTWAYARHARLRRDRAALELRWDTQELSRVARGGAS, from the coding sequence ATGTGCTCAAGCGACGGTCGTCCGCGCGATGCCAGAAGTGAGCGGTACGACGATCCCTGGTACGACGCGCTCGCCTCCGGGTGGGGCGAGTCCGACGTCACGGACGCTCCCGACGCCGCTCCGCCGGCAGCCGCCGACGTGTACCTCGAGGTGCAGCGCAGCGCGGCCTTCCAGGAAGTCCGCAGCCGCTACCGGAGGTTCGTGGTGCCGGCGGTCGCCGTGTTCCTCTCCTGGTACGTGGCGTACGTCGTGGCCGCCACGACCGCGCCGGGGCTGATGGCGCGGCCCGTGGCGGGCGCGGTGAACGTGGCGATGCTCGCCGGGCTCGGACAGTTCCTCACCACTTTCCTGCTCACCTGGGCCTACGCCCGTCATGCGCGGCTGCGCCGGGACCGGGCGGCGCTCGAACTGCGCTGGGACACCCAGGAGTTGTCCCGCGTCGCAAGGGGTGGTGCGTCGTGA
- a CDS encoding RNA polymerase sigma factor, protein MSASTSRTLPPEIAESVSVMALIERGKAEGQIAGDDVRRAFEADQIPATQWKNVLRSLNQILEEEGVTLMVSAAEPKRTRKSVAAKSPAKRTATKTVAAKTVTAKKATATATPTAPAADSAVEDESSAKKAAAKKTTAKKAAAKKTVAKKTAAKKTTAKKDDAELVEDEVLEDTKPGDEPEGAESAGFVLSDEDEDDAPAQQVAAAGATADPVKDYLKQIGKVPLLNAEQEVELAKRIEAGLFAEDKLSNADKLAPKLKRELEIIAEDGRRAKNHLLEANLRLVVSLAKRYTGRGMLFLDLIQEGNLGLIRAVEKFDYTKGYKFSTYATWWIRQAITRAMADQARTIRIPVHMVEVINKLARVQRQMLQDLGREPTPEELAKELDMTPEKVIEVQKYGREPISLHTPLGEDGDSEFGDLIEDSEAVVPADAVSFTLLQEQLHSVLDTLSEREAGVVSMRFGLTDGQPKTLDEIGKVYGVTRERIRQIESKTMSKLRHPSRSQVLRDYLD, encoded by the coding sequence GTGTCGGCCAGCACATCCCGTACGCTCCCGCCGGAGATCGCCGAGTCCGTCTCTGTCATGGCTCTCATTGAGCGGGGAAAGGCTGAGGGGCAGATCGCCGGCGACGATGTGCGTCGGGCCTTCGAAGCTGACCAGATCCCGGCCACTCAGTGGAAGAACGTACTGCGCAGCCTCAACCAGATCCTCGAGGAAGAGGGTGTGACGCTGATGGTCAGTGCCGCGGAGCCCAAGCGCACCCGAAAGAGCGTCGCAGCGAAGAGTCCGGCCAAGCGCACCGCCACCAAGACGGTCGCGGCGAAGACGGTGACCGCCAAGAAGGCCACCGCCACCGCCACGCCGACGGCGCCCGCCGCCGACTCCGCCGTCGAGGACGAGTCCTCCGCAAAGAAGGCCGCCGCCAAGAAGACGACCGCCAAGAAGGCGGCCGCGAAGAAGACCGTCGCCAAGAAGACGGCGGCGAAGAAGACCACCGCCAAGAAGGACGACGCCGAGCTGGTCGAGGACGAGGTCCTCGAGGACACCAAGCCCGGCGACGAGCCCGAGGGCGCCGAGAGCGCCGGCTTCGTTCTCTCCGACGAGGACGAGGACGACGCGCCCGCGCAGCAGGTCGCCGCCGCCGGTGCCACCGCCGACCCGGTCAAGGACTACCTGAAGCAGATCGGCAAGGTCCCCCTGCTCAACGCCGAGCAGGAGGTCGAGCTCGCCAAGCGCATCGAGGCGGGCCTCTTCGCCGAGGACAAGCTGTCCAACGCCGACAAGCTCGCCCCGAAGCTCAAGCGCGAGCTGGAGATCATCGCCGAGGACGGCCGCCGCGCCAAGAACCACCTCTTGGAGGCCAACCTCCGTCTGGTGGTCTCCCTGGCCAAGCGCTACACGGGCCGCGGCATGCTCTTCCTGGACCTCATCCAGGAGGGCAACCTCGGTCTGATCCGCGCGGTCGAGAAGTTCGACTACACCAAGGGCTACAAGTTCTCCACGTACGCCACCTGGTGGATCCGTCAGGCGATCACCCGCGCCATGGCCGACCAGGCCCGCACCATCCGTATCCCGGTGCACATGGTCGAGGTCATCAACAAGCTCGCGCGCGTGCAGCGCCAGATGCTCCAGGACCTGGGCCGCGAGCCCACCCCGGAGGAGCTGGCCAAGGAACTCGACATGACCCCGGAGAAGGTCATCGAGGTCCAGAAGTACGGCCGCGAGCCCATTTCGCTGCACACCCCCCTGGGCGAGGACGGCGACAGCGAGTTCGGTGACCTCATCGAGGACTCCGAGGCCGTCGTCCCGGCCGACGCGGTCAGCTTCACGCTCCTGCAGGAGCAGCTGCACTCCGTCCTCGACACCCTGTCCGAGCGCGAGGCGGGCGTCGTCTCCATGCGCTTCGGTCTCACTGACGGTCAGCCGAAGACCCTCGACGAGATCGGCAAGGTGTACGGCGTGACGCGTGAGCGCATCCGCCAGATCGAGTCGAAGACGATGTCGAAGCTGCGCCACCCGTCGCGGTCCCAGGTGCTGCGCGACTACCTCGACTAG
- a CDS encoding NUDIX domain-containing protein yields MPYDPSAFPPFAVTVDLVVLTVRRHALCALAVRRGEPPFQGRWALPGGFVRADEDLAQAAARELAEETGLRAHDPAVPAQDNGAHLEQLATYGDPKRDPRMRVVSVAHLALAPDLPAPRAGGDASNARWAPVDELLQQSGYGRDGEPVAPLAFDHAQILADGVERARSKIEYSSLATAFCPTEFTVGELRRVYEAVWGVALDPRNFHRKVTGTPGFLVPTGGTTTRQGGRPAQLFRAGGATLLNPPMLRPEV; encoded by the coding sequence ATGCCCTACGACCCGTCAGCCTTTCCGCCCTTTGCCGTCACCGTGGACCTGGTCGTGCTGACCGTGCGACGCCATGCCCTGTGCGCGCTGGCGGTGCGCAGGGGCGAACCGCCGTTCCAGGGGCGCTGGGCGCTGCCCGGTGGGTTCGTACGGGCCGACGAGGACCTGGCGCAGGCCGCCGCGCGTGAGCTGGCCGAGGAGACCGGGCTGCGCGCCCACGACCCCGCCGTTCCCGCACAGGACAACGGCGCACACCTGGAGCAGCTCGCGACATACGGCGACCCCAAGCGTGACCCTCGGATGCGCGTGGTCAGCGTCGCTCACCTCGCGCTGGCTCCCGATCTGCCCGCACCCCGCGCGGGTGGCGATGCCAGCAACGCGCGCTGGGCGCCGGTCGATGAGTTGCTGCAGCAAAGCGGTTACGGCCGGGACGGCGAACCGGTCGCGCCGCTCGCCTTCGATCACGCGCAGATCCTGGCCGACGGGGTGGAGCGCGCCCGCTCCAAGATCGAGTACTCGTCGCTGGCCACGGCGTTCTGCCCCACCGAGTTCACCGTCGGCGAGCTGCGCCGGGTCTATGAGGCGGTGTGGGGCGTGGCGCTCGACCCCCGCAACTTCCACCGCAAGGTCACGGGCACGCCGGGCTTCCTCGTCCCCACCGGCGGCACCACCACACGCCAGGGCGGCCGCCCCGCCCAGCTCTTCCGGGCCGGCGGAGCCACGCTGCTCAACCCCCCGATGCTGCGCCCGGAGGTGTGA
- a CDS encoding type IIA DNA topoisomerase subunit B, producing the protein MTAETSVPSTALLAGADRDGSNYTARHLLVLEGLEAVRKRPGMYIGSTDSRGLMHCLWEIIDNSVDEALGGYCDHIEVILHDDGSVEVRDNGRGIPVDVEPKTGLSGVEVVMTKLHAGGKFGGGSYAASGGLHGVGASVVNALSARLDVEVDRSGHTHAISFRRGVPGAFAADGPNAKFESTGGLRKTKKIPKTRNGTRVRYWADRQIFLKDAKLSLENLHQRARQTAFLVPGLTLVVRDEFGLGEGGSKGEESFRFDGGISEFCEYLATDKPVCDVLRFNGQGTFKETVPVLDEHGQMTPTQVTRELDVDVAMRWGTGYDTTLKSFVNIIATPKGGTHVAGFETAVSSTMNEVLRAKKLLRVAEDDIVKDDALEGLTAVVTVRLAEPQFEGQTKEVLGTSAARRIVNTVIARELKAFLTSTKRDAAAQARVVMEKAVAAARTRIAARQHKDAQRRKTALESSSLPAKLADCRSDDVDRSELFIVEGDSALGTAKLARNSEFQALLPIRGKILNVQKSSVTDMLKNAECGAIIQVIGAGSGRTFDIDAARYGKIIMMTDADVDGSHIRTLLLTLFQRYMRPMIEAGRVFAAVPPLHRIELIQPKKGQDKYVYTYSDRELRDKLMEFQSKGIRYKDSIQRYKGLGEMDADQLAETTMDPRHRTLRRISLTDLEAAERVFDLLMGNDVAPRKEFISSSAATLDRSRIDA; encoded by the coding sequence GTGACCGCCGAGACGTCCGTGCCGTCCACAGCGCTGCTGGCAGGAGCAGACCGGGACGGGTCCAACTACACCGCGCGGCACCTGCTCGTCCTCGAGGGGCTCGAGGCCGTACGCAAGCGCCCGGGCATGTATATCGGGTCGACCGACAGCCGCGGTCTGATGCACTGCCTGTGGGAGATCATCGACAACTCCGTCGACGAGGCCCTCGGCGGGTACTGCGACCACATCGAGGTGATCCTCCACGACGACGGGTCCGTGGAGGTCCGGGACAACGGCCGGGGCATCCCGGTCGACGTCGAGCCCAAGACCGGCCTGTCCGGCGTCGAGGTCGTCATGACCAAGCTGCACGCCGGCGGAAAGTTCGGCGGCGGTTCGTACGCCGCGTCCGGCGGTCTGCACGGCGTGGGCGCCTCCGTGGTGAACGCCCTGTCCGCGCGGCTGGACGTCGAGGTGGACCGGAGCGGTCACACCCACGCCATCAGCTTCCGGCGTGGCGTTCCCGGGGCCTTCGCCGCCGACGGACCGAACGCCAAGTTCGAGTCCACGGGCGGTCTGCGCAAGACCAAGAAGATCCCCAAGACCCGCAACGGCACGCGCGTGCGGTACTGGGCCGATCGCCAGATCTTCCTCAAGGACGCCAAGCTCTCCCTGGAGAACCTGCACCAGCGCGCCCGCCAGACCGCGTTCCTGGTGCCCGGCCTGACCCTCGTCGTCCGTGACGAGTTCGGCCTCGGCGAGGGCGGCAGCAAGGGCGAGGAGTCCTTCCGCTTCGACGGCGGCATCAGCGAGTTCTGCGAGTACCTCGCCACCGACAAGCCGGTCTGCGACGTCCTCCGCTTCAACGGCCAGGGCACCTTCAAGGAGACGGTCCCGGTCCTGGACGAGCACGGCCAGATGACCCCCACCCAGGTCACCCGTGAGCTCGATGTCGACGTCGCCATGCGGTGGGGCACCGGGTACGACACGACCCTGAAGTCGTTCGTGAACATCATCGCCACCCCCAAGGGCGGCACCCACGTCGCGGGCTTCGAGACCGCCGTGTCCAGCACCATGAACGAGGTGCTGCGCGCCAAGAAGCTGCTGCGCGTCGCCGAGGACGACATCGTCAAGGACGACGCCCTGGAGGGCCTCACCGCGGTCGTCACCGTCCGTCTCGCCGAGCCGCAGTTCGAGGGCCAGACCAAGGAGGTCCTGGGCACCTCGGCGGCCCGTCGCATCGTGAACACCGTGATCGCCAGGGAGCTCAAGGCGTTCCTGACGTCCACGAAGCGGGACGCCGCGGCCCAGGCCCGGGTCGTCATGGAGAAGGCCGTCGCCGCCGCCCGTACGCGCATCGCGGCCCGCCAGCACAAGGACGCGCAGCGCCGGAAGACGGCCCTGGAGTCCTCGTCGCTGCCTGCCAAGCTCGCCGACTGCCGCAGCGACGACGTCGACCGCAGCGAGCTGTTCATCGTCGAGGGAGACTCCGCGCTCGGCACCGCCAAGCTCGCCCGGAACTCCGAGTTCCAGGCGCTGCTGCCGATCCGCGGCAAGATCCTCAACGTCCAGAAGTCGTCCGTGACCGACATGCTGAAGAACGCCGAGTGCGGGGCGATCATCCAGGTCATAGGGGCAGGGTCCGGCCGGACCTTCGACATCGACGCGGCGCGCTACGGCAAGATCATCATGATGACCGACGCCGATGTGGACGGCTCCCACATCCGGACCCTGCTGCTGACGCTCTTCCAGCGCTACATGCGGCCGATGATCGAGGCGGGCCGGGTGTTCGCGGCGGTGCCGCCGCTGCACCGCATCGAGCTCATCCAGCCCAAGAAGGGGCAGGACAAGTACGTCTACACGTACTCGGACCGCGAGCTGCGCGACAAGCTCATGGAGTTCCAGAGCAAGGGCATCCGGTACAAGGACTCCATCCAGCGGTACAAGGGTCTTGGTGAGATGGACGCCGACCAGCTGGCCGAGACGACGATGGATCCGCGGCACCGGACCCTGCGCCGGATCAGCCTCACCGACCTGGAGGCCGCCGAGCGGGTCTTCGATCTGCTGATGGGCAATGACGTGGCACCGCGCAAGGAGTTCATCTCCAGCTCGGCGGCGACGTTGGATCGGTCTCGTATCGACGCGTAG